Proteins from one Cydia fagiglandana chromosome 13, ilCydFagi1.1, whole genome shotgun sequence genomic window:
- the LOC134670167 gene encoding transcription factor 15-like isoform X1, with product MENFLSYQCLSEDWEKHVYSVSSYQKEVPVVKQRCQANARERDRTQNSVNMAFNTLRLLIPTEPPDRKLSKIEILRLAGSYITHLDNQLYTGIIDQPCLQKTDEDDKNGSLCTFCWSAVKQDKHSTAMGNFYKTPF from the exons ATGGAGAATTTCCTGAGCTACCAGTGCTTGAGTGAGGACTGGGAGAAGCATGTGTACTCTGTGAGTTCTTATCAGAAAGAAGTGCCGGTGGTCAAGCAGAGGTGTCAAGCTAACGCGCGGGAGAGAGACAGGACACAGAA CAGCGTGAACATGGCGTTCAACACGCTGCGTCTTCTGATCCCAACGGAACCGCCGGACAGAAAACTCAGCAAGATCGAGATACTGCGGCTGGCCGGCAGCTACATAACGCACCTCGACAACCAGCTGTATACAG GTATCATAGATCAACCATGTTTGCAGAAAACAGATGAAGATGATAAGAATGGGTCTCTATGCACTTTTTGTTGGTCGGCCGTTAAGCAAGAT AAGCATTCTACGGCAATGGGAAACTTCtacaaaacgcctttttga
- the LOC134670167 gene encoding transcription factor 15-like isoform X2, with protein MENFLSYQCLSEDWEKHVYSVSSYQKEVPVVKQRCQANARERDRTQNVNMAFNTLRLLIPTEPPDRKLSKIEILRLAGSYITHLDNQLYTGIIDQPCLQKTDEDDKNGSLCTFCWSAVKQDKHSTAMGNFYKTPF; from the exons ATGGAGAATTTCCTGAGCTACCAGTGCTTGAGTGAGGACTGGGAGAAGCATGTGTACTCTGTGAGTTCTTATCAGAAAGAAGTGCCGGTGGTCAAGCAGAGGTGTCAAGCTAACGCGCGGGAGAGAGACAGGACACAGAA CGTGAACATGGCGTTCAACACGCTGCGTCTTCTGATCCCAACGGAACCGCCGGACAGAAAACTCAGCAAGATCGAGATACTGCGGCTGGCCGGCAGCTACATAACGCACCTCGACAACCAGCTGTATACAG GTATCATAGATCAACCATGTTTGCAGAAAACAGATGAAGATGATAAGAATGGGTCTCTATGCACTTTTTGTTGGTCGGCCGTTAAGCAAGAT AAGCATTCTACGGCAATGGGAAACTTCtacaaaacgcctttttga